A stretch of Imperialibacter roseus DNA encodes these proteins:
- a CDS encoding polysaccharide biosynthesis/export family protein: MSGSIISCVPSKNLNYFNEANLLAADSLIPNEYKEYRLRAGDIVSLEVRSVDPSVTEVFKTQGNLANIGQYDNAADVNFLSGYKVDENGAIELPLLGFVNIMERTLTEAKKIIELELKKYVFEPFVIIRLGGIRYTAIGEFNMSGRYTVMQNKLTIYEAIGNAGDLTFYANKAKLVLIRQYNDGQRRHVVDLTHPDLLSSPYYFIYPNDILVAESFKAKNSTQNVNLLAVPIATLVASIALVLILINSN; this comes from the coding sequence TTGTCAGGCAGCATTATTTCATGCGTGCCGAGTAAAAATTTAAATTACTTCAATGAAGCCAATTTATTGGCGGCGGATAGTTTAATACCGAATGAATATAAAGAATACCGGTTGAGGGCTGGTGATATTGTAAGTCTCGAAGTAAGATCAGTAGATCCTTCTGTCACAGAGGTTTTTAAGACACAAGGAAATCTGGCCAATATTGGCCAGTATGATAATGCTGCTGATGTAAATTTTTTATCCGGCTACAAAGTCGATGAAAATGGCGCAATAGAACTTCCGCTGCTTGGCTTTGTCAACATTATGGAAAGGACTTTGACTGAAGCCAAAAAAATAATTGAACTTGAGTTGAAGAAATATGTTTTTGAACCTTTCGTAATTATTAGGCTTGGAGGAATTAGATATACGGCAATTGGCGAATTTAATATGTCTGGCAGATACACCGTGATGCAAAATAAGCTTACGATATACGAGGCCATAGGCAATGCAGGAGATCTTACGTTTTATGCGAACAAAGCCAAGCTTGTACTAATACGACAATATAACGATGGTCAAAGAAGACATGTGGTCGATTTGACCCATCCTGACCTTCTAAGTAGCCCCTATTATTTTATTTACCCTAACGATATTCTTGTTGCTGAATCTTTCAAGGCAAAAAACTCAACTCAGAATGTCAATTTATTAGCAGTTCCAATAGCTACTTTAGTAGCATCTATTGCACTTGTACTTATCCTAATAAATAGCAACTAA
- a CDS encoding GumC family protein, producing MDYLQENDFDIRAFLIRFGKRWRWFALSFLILMVACLLFNRYSKPTYLVRSTLFIPEERKTAVNSALKEQDLFELSVNTENEIENLRSYTLINDVVGKLSGNVRYYKASQLGSVEIFTSESPFICEIIGKINIQSKETVSVELINESKFFLEYFDSSSSQEVILEASFGEELEIQGTSVRFTKTKKFNELGLAGRYHIEFWPLVNFTENVRARLRIKPINPKASILELTLSTSVPDKGIRLLNTLMDTYIKRELELKNEKANKTVKFIDEQLASIEKALFSSEEEFEAFRTRNKIFNISQEGVSIFSRLKSLEEEKAKLGMQLDYFNYLIDYLANLEPGSVASPSTAGISDAGLNNLVVKLNETGNSIIRVSSSASEINPQLTTLESQYSSLIDVIKENVRNLRNTTEIQLNDINSRVLLSEKELNRLPGNERQYINIQRNFNVNEGLYLYLLKERAEAGIAKASNEASSKVVDFAVLQRMTFPNKNINFVIAFILSFVLPLVIFSIRDFIKNTVQSQIQIEKETGLSVVGNLPHFKYSNIDIINTYPSTELAERFRILRSTLKSTEPTGRVSTMVLISSTGDNEGKTFTAFNLSSVFSEAGYKTLLLCMDYRKPPGLASFVDFKPLPVSELTSKHTLKYVNQSASIGGNLFVYSVRELPANPGQLMANEELRTFLGDLKNHFEYIVVDSSPIGHFADAFEIAKYADVSLFVVRANKTTIESLRILKSYVSKGLFKNISIVLNAGW from the coding sequence ATGGATTACCTGCAAGAAAACGATTTTGACATTAGAGCTTTTTTAATCCGATTTGGCAAAAGATGGAGGTGGTTTGCTTTGTCATTTCTTATTCTAATGGTTGCTTGCCTTCTATTCAATAGGTATTCCAAGCCCACATATTTAGTAAGATCAACTTTGTTCATACCCGAAGAACGCAAAACAGCAGTCAATTCGGCACTAAAAGAACAAGATCTTTTTGAACTGTCTGTAAATACCGAAAATGAAATCGAAAACCTTAGATCGTACACATTGATAAACGATGTTGTTGGGAAGCTGTCGGGTAATGTTCGGTATTATAAAGCAAGCCAGCTGGGCAGCGTAGAAATTTTCACTTCTGAAAGTCCGTTCATCTGTGAAATTATTGGAAAAATCAATATTCAGTCAAAGGAGACGGTAAGTGTTGAATTGATCAATGAGTCCAAATTTTTCTTGGAATATTTTGACTCTTCGAGCTCTCAGGAAGTTATTTTGGAAGCATCCTTTGGAGAAGAACTTGAAATACAAGGCACCTCCGTGCGATTTACTAAAACGAAAAAATTTAATGAATTAGGTCTTGCTGGTCGTTATCATATTGAATTTTGGCCTCTTGTCAACTTTACCGAAAATGTACGTGCCAGATTACGCATTAAGCCCATTAATCCCAAAGCCAGTATTCTAGAGTTGACGTTAAGCACCTCTGTTCCGGACAAGGGTATTAGGCTTTTGAATACGCTGATGGACACCTATATAAAAAGAGAGTTAGAATTAAAAAACGAAAAGGCCAATAAGACGGTCAAGTTTATCGATGAGCAGCTTGCCTCCATCGAAAAGGCTCTATTTTCGTCTGAGGAAGAATTTGAAGCATTTAGGACAAGGAATAAAATATTTAACATAAGCCAGGAGGGTGTTTCTATATTTAGTCGGCTAAAAAGCCTAGAAGAGGAAAAGGCCAAGTTGGGAATGCAGCTTGATTATTTTAACTATCTGATTGACTATCTCGCCAACCTCGAACCCGGAAGCGTAGCAAGTCCTTCGACGGCAGGAATTTCGGATGCAGGTTTAAACAATTTAGTGGTAAAACTGAATGAAACAGGAAATAGTATTATACGTGTGAGCTCAAGCGCCTCAGAAATAAACCCTCAATTAACTACGCTTGAATCTCAATATTCCTCACTCATTGATGTTATCAAGGAAAATGTACGGAACCTTAGAAACACAACAGAAATTCAATTGAATGACATTAACTCCAGGGTATTGCTTTCCGAAAAGGAATTGAATCGTTTGCCAGGGAATGAGAGGCAGTATATTAATATACAGCGAAATTTTAATGTGAATGAGGGACTTTACCTTTATCTGTTGAAGGAAAGAGCAGAAGCAGGAATTGCCAAAGCAAGCAATGAGGCATCTTCTAAGGTAGTTGATTTTGCAGTTTTACAGCGAATGACATTTCCAAATAAGAACATTAACTTTGTCATAGCTTTCATTTTAAGTTTTGTGCTGCCGTTAGTTATTTTTTCAATCCGAGATTTTATAAAAAACACAGTCCAAAGCCAGATTCAAATTGAAAAAGAAACGGGCCTCTCAGTCGTAGGTAATTTACCACACTTTAAATATTCGAATATTGACATTATCAATACATATCCAAGTACCGAACTGGCTGAGCGATTTAGAATCCTAAGATCAACCTTAAAGAGCACGGAACCTACAGGTAGAGTAAGCACGATGGTGTTGATATCTTCTACGGGTGATAATGAAGGAAAAACATTCACAGCATTTAATTTATCAAGTGTTTTTTCAGAGGCTGGGTACAAGACTCTATTATTGTGTATGGATTATAGAAAGCCTCCCGGCTTAGCTTCTTTTGTAGATTTCAAACCTTTACCGGTCTCTGAACTAACCTCAAAACATACACTAAAATATGTTAATCAATCGGCTTCAATAGGGGGAAACTTATTTGTCTATTCAGTTCGTGAGTTGCCAGCAAACCCTGGGCAATTAATGGCCAATGAAGAGTTGAGAACATTTTTAGGTGACTTGAAGAATCACTTTGAGTATATAGTTGTCGATTCTTCCCCAATTGGGCACTTTGCTGACGCCTTTGAGATAGCAAAATACGCCGACGTTTCACTTTTTGTAGTGAGGGCAAACAAAACTACCATAGAATCTCTTCGGATTCTTAAAAGCTATGTTTCTAAAGGGCTATTTAAAAATATTTCAATTGTTTTGAATGCAGGTTGGTAA
- a CDS encoding glycosyltransferase family 2 protein, whose translation MTISIITVVYNNRQFIEGCINSVIGQEHKGVEYIIVDGGSTDGTLEIINKYASKITSFISEPDQGIYDAMNKGIGLATGEVVGILNADDFYVNHDVLSKVASTFISDSGIDALYADVEYVRRDNPNRVVRKWHSGAYKRERFYYGWSPPHPTFFVRKEVFQKHGHYNTDLKIAADYEMMLRVLFVNQVRCAYLPEVIIKMRDGGVSNKSIKNRIQANREDGIAWKINNVTPRRYTLGMKPLRKVGQFF comes from the coding sequence ATGACCATCAGCATAATCACTGTAGTATACAATAACAGGCAGTTCATCGAGGGGTGTATCAATTCGGTGATTGGTCAGGAACATAAGGGCGTGGAGTACATTATTGTTGATGGAGGCTCAACTGATGGGACACTGGAAATCATTAATAAGTATGCCTCGAAGATAACCTCTTTCATAAGCGAACCGGATCAGGGAATTTATGATGCGATGAACAAAGGAATAGGCCTGGCCACCGGCGAGGTTGTGGGCATATTGAATGCCGACGATTTCTATGTGAACCATGACGTGCTTTCCAAAGTTGCATCAACTTTTATCAGCGACAGTGGGATTGACGCCTTGTATGCCGACGTGGAGTATGTGAGGCGGGACAACCCCAACAGGGTGGTACGGAAATGGCATAGCGGGGCATATAAAAGAGAAAGATTCTACTATGGCTGGTCCCCACCCCACCCCACCTTCTTTGTGCGGAAAGAGGTATTCCAAAAGCATGGCCATTATAATACCGACCTCAAAATTGCCGCTGATTACGAAATGATGCTCAGGGTTTTGTTTGTTAACCAAGTGCGCTGTGCTTACTTACCCGAGGTAATTATCAAAATGAGAGACGGGGGGGTGAGTAACAAGTCAATAAAGAATAGGATTCAAGCTAACCGGGAAGACGGTATTGCTTGGAAGATCAACAATGTTACTCCCAGGCGATATACTCTGGGAATGAAGCCGCTAAGAAAAGTAGGGCAATTCTTTTGA